Proteins encoded by one window of Nodosilinea sp. PGN35:
- the truB gene encoding tRNA pseudouridine(55) synthase TruB, with protein sequence MQGFLNFYKPQGVSSHDCVGAVRRLVGIKKVGHGGTLDPLAEGVLPIAVGRATRLLPYLPEGKAYRAIVRFGLTTTTDDLEGEILTQQAADRLTVETVVACLPEFEGAIEQVPPAFSAIQVQGQRLYDLARKGRVVTPPSRTVVVHRLTVQHWQPGAQPELTLDIDCGPGTYVRSIARDLGDRLGTGATLAHLTRTRSGGFDAEHSLSPEAVTDLVERQALELVDPAVCLGHLPAIALPLDLARRWQQGQKFPPPMAIPPQVPHRVLNESSGEFLGIGQLEDRDEGPILKAKMVL encoded by the coding sequence GTGCAGGGATTTTTGAACTTCTACAAACCCCAAGGCGTCAGTTCCCACGACTGCGTGGGGGCGGTGCGGCGACTTGTGGGTATCAAAAAAGTGGGCCACGGAGGCACCTTAGATCCATTGGCTGAGGGCGTACTGCCGATCGCGGTGGGTCGAGCGACGCGCCTGCTGCCCTACCTGCCCGAGGGCAAGGCCTACCGGGCGATCGTTCGCTTTGGCCTCACTACCACCACCGACGATCTCGAAGGCGAGATTCTCACCCAGCAGGCCGCCGATCGCCTAACGGTAGAAACTGTTGTCGCCTGCCTGCCTGAGTTCGAAGGGGCGATTGAGCAGGTGCCCCCCGCCTTTAGCGCCATTCAGGTGCAGGGGCAGCGGCTCTACGACCTGGCGCGGAAGGGTCGGGTGGTGACGCCGCCCTCGCGCACGGTTGTGGTTCACCGCCTCACGGTGCAGCACTGGCAGCCGGGGGCACAGCCGGAGCTAACCCTCGACATCGACTGCGGCCCCGGTACCTACGTTCGCTCGATCGCCCGAGATCTGGGCGATCGCCTCGGCACCGGAGCCACCCTGGCCCACCTCACCCGCACCCGCAGCGGCGGCTTTGACGCGGAGCACAGCCTATCGCCGGAAGCGGTGACAGATTTGGTTGAAAGGCAGGCGCTGGAGCTAGTGGATCCGGCGGTGTGTCTGGGGCATTTGCCTGCGATCGCCCTCCCCCTTGACCTGGCCCGCCGCTGGCAGCAGGGGCAAAAGTTTCCGCCGCCGATGGCCATCCCGCCGCAGGTTCCCCACCGGGTGCTCAACGAGTCAAGCGGCGAGTTTCTCGGCATTGGGCAACTCGAAGACCGGGACGAAGGCCCAATTCTAAAAGCCAAAATGGTGCTGTAA
- a CDS encoding LysR family transcriptional regulator: MPANRWGEIEFRHLEYAIAVKTHQGFIQAAIALDLDQGFLSRQIQRLESRLGCQLFDRTTRPLGLTAAGSDFLLRAEQIVAQTERAVGLAQAIHAGQRGRLTVGINTSIANSQLPAIVQAFSQRFPEVALQLLELASYDQIQQIEREQIDVGFFHQHNLDPLSAEDRARLTLTPILSEPLVLVLPQAHPAAQQTAVSLRSLRGDRFVLPPPTLLQGLRGQIDQLFAQAGYTPALVQEAAWITTVLSLVAGGVGLSLLPANVVNLQRVGVVYRPIQEAVPPLNLVAVSAVANRSAPLRNFLEVLDSLRGTLGN; encoded by the coding sequence ATGCCTGCTAACCGCTGGGGCGAGATCGAATTTCGTCATCTGGAATACGCCATTGCTGTTAAAACCCACCAGGGCTTTATCCAGGCGGCGATCGCCCTCGATCTTGACCAGGGCTTTCTCAGTCGCCAGATCCAGCGTCTAGAATCTCGGCTGGGCTGTCAGCTGTTTGACCGCACCACCCGGCCCCTGGGCCTCACCGCCGCCGGGAGCGATTTTTTGCTGCGGGCCGAGCAAATTGTGGCTCAGACCGAGCGGGCCGTGGGCCTGGCCCAAGCCATCCACGCCGGGCAGCGGGGTCGCCTGACCGTCGGCATCAACACCTCCATTGCCAACAGCCAGCTGCCTGCGATCGTGCAGGCCTTCAGCCAGCGGTTCCCCGAAGTCGCCCTGCAGCTGCTGGAACTGGCTTCCTACGACCAGATCCAGCAGATCGAACGGGAGCAAATTGACGTGGGCTTCTTTCACCAGCACAACCTTGACCCCCTGTCTGCCGAAGACAGAGCCCGACTGACCCTGACGCCCATTTTGTCTGAGCCGCTGGTGCTGGTGCTGCCCCAGGCGCATCCCGCCGCCCAGCAGACCGCTGTCTCTCTTCGCAGCCTGAGAGGCGATCGCTTTGTACTGCCGCCTCCCACCTTGCTACAGGGGTTGAGAGGTCAAATCGACCAGCTATTTGCCCAGGCGGGCTACACCCCAGCCCTGGTGCAAGAGGCCGCCTGGATTACCACCGTGCTGAGCTTAGTCGCGGGGGGGGTAGGCCTCTCGCTGTTGCCCGCCAACGTGGTCAACCTCCAGCGGGTTGGGGTCGTCTACCGTCCGATTCAGGAGGCTGTTCCCCCCCTCAACCTGGTCGCTGTCAGCGCCGTCGCCAACCGCTCAGCACCCCTGCGCAACTTCCTTGAGGTTCTAGACAGCCTGAGGGGCACCCTGGGCAACTAA
- a CDS encoding DUF3365 domain-containing protein: MLKLDNLQLGQKFTLLLLLVFLGGIVASSIALSSVLNRSAQAQLTTNALMLMETMNSVRDYTTNQVNPELVDRLDTEFLPETVPAYSAREVFETFRSNPVYADFFYKEATLNPTNLRDKADGFEAQLVAQFKQQSTAQQTSGFRQTPAGDLYYIARPIKISKPSCLECHSTPAAAPASMIDRYGANNGFGWQLDEIVGAQMISVPAEKVLKSARQSLLLILGIFVIAFSAAIVLVNLWLKRYVVRPLNRMALAAEAASMGDPDAEFTVTSKDEVGQLAEAFNRMQMSLQMAMQRLERYREGRRNSGDFSGK, translated from the coding sequence ATGCTGAAGCTTGACAACCTGCAACTCGGCCAAAAATTTACCCTGCTGCTGCTGCTCGTGTTTTTAGGTGGCATTGTTGCCAGCAGCATTGCCCTGTCTTCAGTGCTCAACAGGAGCGCCCAGGCCCAGCTCACCACCAACGCCCTGATGCTCATGGAAACCATGAACTCCGTGCGGGACTACACCACCAACCAGGTCAACCCAGAACTCGTCGATCGCCTCGACACCGAATTTCTGCCCGAAACGGTGCCCGCCTACTCGGCGCGGGAAGTGTTTGAAACCTTTCGCAGCAACCCCGTCTACGCCGACTTTTTCTACAAAGAAGCCACCCTCAACCCCACCAATTTGAGAGACAAAGCCGATGGGTTTGAGGCCCAGCTGGTAGCTCAATTCAAGCAGCAGAGCACCGCCCAGCAGACCAGTGGCTTTCGGCAAACCCCAGCGGGGGATCTCTACTACATTGCCCGTCCGATCAAAATCAGTAAGCCCAGCTGCCTGGAGTGCCACAGCACCCCCGCCGCCGCCCCCGCCAGCATGATCGATCGCTACGGGGCCAACAACGGCTTTGGCTGGCAGCTCGATGAAATCGTTGGGGCGCAGATGATCTCGGTGCCCGCCGAAAAGGTGCTCAAGAGTGCGCGGCAGTCGCTGCTGCTGATTCTCGGCATTTTTGTAATTGCATTTTCAGCCGCCATTGTGCTGGTCAATCTCTGGCTCAAGCGCTACGTGGTGCGGCCCCTCAACCGCATGGCCCTGGCGGCAGAGGCCGCCAGCATGGGCGACCCCGACGCAGAGTTTACCGTCACCTCTAAAGACGAAGTGGGCCAGCTGGCGGAAGCCTTCAACCGCATGCAGATGAGTTTGCAGATGGCCATGCAGCGGCTGGAGCGCTACCGCGAAGGAAGACGTAATTCAGGGGATTTTTCTGGGAAATAA
- a CDS encoding DUF4347 domain-containing protein produces MAMGKQGQGEAGAEKHRLWSGLWLAVVLLVALWGGAAGPAITPAAPAEVVAVDRMLVAEAGLAAWRSRLAPHQHLVIVEGNDGLATITQALARYRPTALHLVSHGSPGQVRLGNLDLAADTLATQRPVLQLWQTLLPTGADLLIYGCEVGQGEQGRAFLQSLQRLTGADIAASTSSSGNPDYGGDWQLEVRLGQVDTAVPWQTAPMTGVLKQLAVTSAGDRGPGTLRAAIEIANQTPEDDLISLAAVSGTIALESPLPAIRGGLFLVGDGDDMLSGQGAHRVLVVEAGDVTLRDFTVAHGLAAGDDGLGGAGGSAGLGGGLLIDGGKVTLSNMRFVDNQAVGGGGSLRQEPENTAIRLEKQKYTLNRGAIAGVNGIGIHQADAVPTSPKGLTIDTVDDRINANRGAMAGINGIGVGGIGTIAFAGGGGFGGLGNAGNGGNGGNGGAEGGNGGNGGNGGNGGIGIFGGSGPAGDLGTMGVASFSGGGGLGGVGNAGNGGRGGSAEAPTATGGNGGNGGNGGSGGFGGGGGAGGWGGDGGYYGLPGAPGQPGVGGFGGGDAAVGQGGGGGGLGGAIFLKAGRLILHNMVFEGNGAVPGDGANPGLGKGGAIFIPDAAVLPVASGGGRGDRRPSLPPQVRVLGQFPTFVDNYAVDAADSATDNPDWYGVISRSAAQ; encoded by the coding sequence ATGGCTATGGGTAAGCAGGGGCAAGGGGAGGCAGGGGCGGAAAAACATAGGCTCTGGTCAGGGCTGTGGCTGGCCGTGGTGCTGCTGGTCGCGCTCTGGGGAGGAGCGGCAGGGCCTGCGATCACCCCTGCCGCCCCCGCTGAGGTGGTGGCTGTGGATCGAATGCTGGTGGCCGAGGCTGGCCTGGCCGCTTGGCGATCGCGCCTTGCCCCCCACCAGCATCTCGTCATCGTCGAGGGCAATGACGGCCTGGCCACCATCACCCAGGCCCTGGCCCGCTACCGCCCCACGGCTCTGCATCTGGTCAGCCACGGCAGCCCTGGTCAGGTGAGGTTGGGCAACCTTGACCTGGCGGCAGATACCCTAGCCACCCAACGACCGGTTCTACAGCTCTGGCAGACGCTGCTGCCAACGGGGGCCGACCTGCTGATCTACGGCTGCGAGGTGGGCCAGGGAGAGCAAGGCCGTGCCTTTTTGCAGAGTCTTCAACGCCTTACCGGGGCCGACATCGCGGCATCTACCAGCTCGAGCGGCAATCCTGACTATGGGGGCGACTGGCAGTTAGAGGTTAGGCTGGGCCAGGTGGACACGGCGGTACCGTGGCAGACGGCTCCGATGACTGGGGTGCTGAAGCAGCTTGCCGTCACCTCAGCGGGCGATCGCGGCCCCGGCACCCTGCGAGCGGCGATTGAAATCGCGAACCAAACCCCCGAAGACGATCTGATCTCCCTGGCGGCGGTCAGCGGCACCATTGCCCTGGAGAGCCCTCTGCCCGCCATTCGCGGCGGCCTGTTTCTGGTGGGCGACGGCGACGACATGCTCAGCGGCCAGGGGGCGCACCGGGTGCTGGTGGTCGAGGCAGGGGATGTCACCCTGCGCGACTTTACCGTTGCCCACGGCCTCGCCGCTGGCGATGACGGCCTGGGCGGGGCCGGGGGCAGCGCCGGGCTGGGGGGTGGCCTGCTGATCGACGGCGGCAAGGTCACCCTGAGCAACATGCGCTTTGTCGATAACCAGGCGGTGGGCGGCGGCGGCAGCCTGCGCCAGGAACCCGAAAACACCGCTATCCGCCTCGAAAAGCAGAAATATACGCTGAATCGCGGGGCGATCGCCGGGGTTAACGGCATCGGCATTCACCAGGCCGACGCGGTGCCCACCTCCCCCAAGGGCCTTACCATCGACACCGTAGACGATCGCATCAACGCCAACCGGGGCGCAATGGCGGGGATCAACGGCATTGGCGTCGGCGGTATTGGCACGATTGCCTTTGCGGGCGGCGGCGGCTTTGGCGGGCTGGGCAACGCGGGCAACGGCGGCAACGGCGGCAACGGCGGGGCCGAGGGGGGCAACGGCGGCAACGGCGGCAATGGCGGTAACGGCGGCATCGGCATTTTTGGCGGCAGCGGCCCGGCGGGCGACCTGGGCACCATGGGCGTGGCTAGCTTTAGCGGCGGCGGCGGCCTGGGCGGCGTGGGCAACGCGGGCAACGGCGGGCGCGGCGGCAGTGCCGAGGCCCCCACCGCCACGGGGGGCAACGGCGGCAACGGTGGCAACGGCGGCAGCGGCGGCTTTGGCGGCGGCGGCGGCGCGGGCGGATGGGGCGGCGACGGCGGCTACTACGGCCTGCCGGGGGCTCCCGGTCAGCCGGGGGTGGGCGGCTTTGGCGGCGGCGATGCGGCGGTGGGCCAGGGCGGCGGCGGCGGCGGTCTGGGCGGCGCGATCTTTCTCAAGGCGGGGCGGCTGATTTTGCACAACATGGTGTTTGAGGGCAATGGGGCCGTGCCGGGCGATGGGGCCAACCCCGGCCTGGGCAAGGGTGGGGCCATTTTTATCCCCGATGCGGCGGTGCTGCCGGTGGCCTCTGGGGGTGGCCGGGGCGATCGCCGCCCATCCCTGCCGCCCCAGGTACGCGTCTTGGGACAGTTCCCCACCTTTGTGGACAACTACGCCGTCGATGCCGCCGATTCTGCCACCGACAACCCTGACTGGTACGGCGTCATTTCCCGGAGCGCTGCACAGTAG
- a CDS encoding UPF0175 family protein — translation MHSLSIPYPDDLLITSGKSPQALEAELAFLLAVKLFELHRLSLGKAATFCGMDKLRFMYELGRLQIPVINLDDDQIADELRDD, via the coding sequence ATGCACAGCCTTTCTATCCCCTACCCCGACGACTTGCTCATTACCTCGGGTAAATCGCCCCAGGCGCTTGAGGCTGAGCTGGCTTTTTTGCTTGCGGTCAAACTCTTCGAGCTGCACCGTCTCTCTCTGGGCAAAGCCGCCACCTTTTGCGGCATGGACAAACTACGCTTTATGTACGAACTGGGGCGGCTGCAAATACCCGTCATTAACTTAGACGACGACCAAATCGCCGACGAACTCCGCGATGACTAA
- a CDS encoding DUF3368 domain-containing protein yields the protein MTNAAIVADSSPLIALAIIEQLDLLPQLYQSVYAPPAVWDEVAVKGIGLPGAQAVSQVPWLTIQAPEPAILEPLLILVDRGEAEAIALAQAIPNSTVLLDDAQARRVAERLAIRRIGTLGILRRAKNAGLILALKPYIQTMQATVFIFALVWLRLCCET from the coding sequence ATGACTAACGCCGCCATCGTTGCCGACAGCAGCCCCCTCATCGCCCTGGCCATTATCGAGCAACTTGACCTACTCCCCCAGCTCTATCAAAGCGTCTATGCTCCCCCAGCTGTTTGGGATGAAGTCGCCGTTAAAGGTATCGGTTTACCAGGGGCACAGGCTGTAAGTCAGGTGCCGTGGCTGACGATTCAAGCTCCAGAACCAGCCATTCTAGAACCCCTGCTGATCTTGGTTGATCGAGGAGAGGCCGAAGCCATTGCTCTGGCCCAAGCCATCCCCAATAGCACCGTGTTACTCGACGACGCCCAAGCCCGCCGGGTCGCTGAGCGGTTAGCTATCCGCCGCATTGGCACCCTAGGCATCTTGCGCCGCGCCAAAAATGCAGGCTTAATACTGGCGTTAAAGCCTTACATTCAAACCATGCAGGCAACGGTATTTATATTCGCTCTAGTTTGGTTGAGGTTGTGCTGCGAGACGTAG
- the msrA gene encoding peptide-methionine (S)-S-oxide reductase MsrA, with protein sequence MPTMRRLLLGVLMLAALGLIWDALPFYATADSMPEAAEEVSAANLATATFAGGCFWCMEGPFDHLDGVVSTTSGYTGGTKVDPTYAEVSAGSTGHVEAVQVAYDPATVSYDTLLEVFWRNVDPVDGRGQFCDKGSQYTSRIFVHTDEQQTLAEQSKAALGALKQFQKTPIVTAIEPAQTFYPAEDYHQDYYLKHPLRYKYYRTACGRDRRLAEVWSAGEE encoded by the coding sequence ATGCCAACAATGCGCAGACTGCTGTTGGGCGTGCTGATGCTAGCCGCCCTGGGGCTAATTTGGGATGCTCTGCCCTTCTACGCCACCGCTGACTCCATGCCCGAAGCGGCTGAGGAGGTGAGCGCTGCCAACCTGGCCACCGCCACCTTTGCAGGCGGCTGCTTCTGGTGCATGGAAGGCCCCTTTGACCACCTGGACGGCGTGGTCTCCACCACCTCGGGCTATACCGGCGGCACCAAGGTAGACCCCACCTACGCCGAAGTTTCTGCCGGGAGCACCGGCCACGTGGAGGCCGTGCAGGTGGCCTACGACCCCGCCACAGTCAGCTACGACACCCTGTTGGAGGTCTTTTGGCGGAATGTGGATCCGGTGGATGGCCGGGGCCAGTTTTGCGACAAGGGCAGCCAGTACACCTCGCGCATCTTTGTCCACACCGATGAGCAGCAGACCCTGGCGGAGCAGTCCAAGGCCGCCCTCGGTGCCCTCAAGCAGTTCCAGAAAACCCCCATCGTCACCGCCATTGAGCCCGCCCAAACCTTCTACCCCGCCGAAGACTACCACCAGGACTACTACCTCAAGCACCCGCTGCGCTATAAGTACTACCGCACCGCCTGCGGGCGCGATCGCCGTCTAGCCGAGGTTTGGAGCGCGGGCGAGGAGTAG
- a CDS encoding GntR family transcriptional regulator, producing the protein MILSSPPTINRSKSLYEQVYSAVRSAILTGALSPGDRLVETQLAEWLQVSRTPLREALRQLQQDGLVTADVSGGLRVTTITAADAEELYDCRLALEALAVAGACTYATDEQMAAIAACVTKAEGATANSHGSLSAESLLDVDYQFHHLIAESSGNRRLVSLLDSLFDAMALLRIQTLQQNPNVLDIRLEHRQIYEAMLTRDPEVAVAAITRHLSASKTRVVKEIEGS; encoded by the coding sequence GTGATTTTATCGTCTCCCCCTACCATCAACCGCAGCAAGTCGCTCTACGAGCAGGTTTACTCTGCGGTGCGATCGGCCATTTTGACCGGTGCCCTGTCCCCTGGCGATCGCCTGGTGGAGACGCAGCTGGCTGAATGGCTCCAGGTCAGTCGCACCCCCCTGCGGGAGGCGCTGCGCCAGCTCCAGCAAGATGGTCTGGTTACCGCCGACGTCAGCGGCGGGCTGCGGGTGACCACCATTACCGCCGCCGATGCCGAAGAACTCTACGACTGTCGCCTGGCCCTGGAAGCCCTGGCGGTGGCCGGGGCCTGCACCTACGCCACCGACGAGCAGATGGCGGCGATCGCCGCCTGCGTCACCAAGGCAGAAGGGGCCACGGCTAACAGCCACGGCAGCCTCTCCGCCGAAAGTCTGCTCGATGTCGATTACCAATTTCACCACCTAATTGCCGAAAGCTCGGGCAATCGGCGGCTGGTGTCGCTGCTCGACAGTCTGTTTGACGCTATGGCGCTGCTGCGGATTCAGACCCTTCAGCAAAACCCCAACGTGCTCGACATTCGCCTGGAGCACCGCCAGATCTATGAGGCTATGCTCACCCGTGACCCTGAGGTGGCCGTGGCCGCCATTACCCGCCACCTGAGCGCCAGCAAAACCCGCGTAGTCAAAGAGATCGAGGGCAGTTAG
- a CDS encoding alpha-amylase, with amino-acid sequence MSEPNGVMMQYFHWYIEPDGNLWNELANNAKDLAEAGITSVWLPPAYKGNAGGYDVGYSVYDLYDLGEFDQKGSVRTKYGTKEEYLQAIKTAKEAGIRVYADVVFNHMMGGDEAEEVMATPMSHDNRHEQIDEPRTVKVWTHFTFPGRQGKYSDMEWHWWHFDAVDYDENDPGYDAVYLFEGKSFDENVDLEKGAFDYLMGCDLDMESDEVRDALKAWGSWYTDTTDVDGFRFDAVKHVRAGFFPQWLQHCRREAGRRLFAVGEYWSYEIEALHHFIEVTDGDVHLFDAPLHYNFSEASKAGGDYDLTTIFDNTLVQQQPALAVTLVDNHDSQPLQSLESVVEPWFKPLAYALILLRQEGYPCIFYADYYGAHYKDNGNDGGEYEIWLDSHKWLIDKFLHVRRTYAFGDQYDYFDHPSTIGWTRLGNEANPGGMAVVLTNGDDGRKWMEVGQPNRTYYDITEHVSEPVTTNDEGWAEFSCQAGSVSVWVPKE; translated from the coding sequence ATGTCAGAGCCTAACGGCGTGATGATGCAGTATTTTCATTGGTACATTGAGCCCGATGGCAACCTGTGGAACGAGCTGGCCAACAACGCCAAAGACCTGGCAGAGGCTGGCATCACCTCCGTTTGGCTCCCCCCCGCCTACAAGGGCAACGCTGGCGGCTACGACGTGGGCTACAGCGTCTACGACCTCTACGACCTGGGCGAATTTGACCAAAAAGGCAGCGTTCGCACCAAGTACGGCACCAAAGAGGAATACCTCCAGGCTATCAAAACCGCCAAAGAAGCGGGCATTCGGGTCTATGCCGACGTGGTGTTTAACCACATGATGGGCGGCGACGAGGCCGAGGAAGTCATGGCTACCCCTATGAGCCACGACAATCGCCACGAGCAAATTGACGAACCTCGAACAGTCAAGGTGTGGACACACTTTACATTCCCCGGTCGCCAGGGCAAATATTCTGATATGGAGTGGCACTGGTGGCACTTTGACGCCGTTGACTACGACGAAAATGACCCTGGTTACGACGCGGTTTACCTGTTTGAAGGCAAGTCGTTTGACGAAAACGTAGACCTGGAAAAAGGCGCGTTTGACTACCTGATGGGCTGTGACCTCGACATGGAGTCAGACGAGGTGCGTGACGCCCTCAAGGCGTGGGGTTCTTGGTATACCGACACCACCGATGTCGATGGCTTTCGCTTTGATGCGGTGAAGCACGTGCGGGCGGGCTTTTTCCCTCAGTGGCTACAGCACTGCCGGCGCGAGGCGGGGCGCAGGCTGTTTGCGGTGGGCGAGTATTGGTCCTACGAAATCGAAGCGCTGCACCACTTTATTGAAGTCACCGACGGCGACGTTCACTTGTTTGACGCGCCGCTGCACTACAACTTTAGCGAGGCCAGCAAAGCCGGGGGCGACTACGACCTCACCACCATTTTTGACAACACCCTTGTGCAGCAGCAGCCCGCCCTCGCCGTCACCCTGGTGGACAACCACGATTCGCAGCCGCTGCAATCGCTGGAATCGGTGGTGGAACCCTGGTTTAAGCCCCTGGCCTACGCGCTAATTTTGCTGCGTCAGGAGGGCTACCCCTGCATTTTCTACGCCGACTACTACGGTGCCCACTACAAAGACAACGGCAACGACGGTGGCGAGTACGAGATCTGGCTCGACAGCCATAAATGGCTAATCGACAAGTTTTTGCACGTGCGCCGTACCTACGCCTTTGGTGACCAGTACGACTACTTTGACCACCCCAGCACCATCGGCTGGACTCGGCTTGGCAACGAAGCCAACCCCGGCGGTATGGCCGTGGTGCTGACCAACGGTGACGATGGCCGCAAGTGGATGGAGGTGGGCCAGCCCAACCGCACCTACTACGACATCACTGAGCATGTCAGCGAGCCCGTCACCACCAATGACGAAGGCTGGGCTGAGTTTAGCTGTCAGGCGGGGTCGGTCTCGGTGTGGGTGCCAAAGGAGTGA
- a CDS encoding aspartoacylase, with amino-acid sequence MGTIRRVLIVGGTHGNELTGVYTVQHYQASPELVRRSSFETVMILGNPRAIAAGRRYIDYDLNRSFDAHSQTDSGHYEVQRAEALRAQFGPAGTAPADVVLDLHSTTANAGVMVILDQLDSFTLALAAHLKRRHPEIRFYCSEGSGRGHDSLRSLAPYRLCIEVGPIAHGTLQADLFHKTTAILQTTLDYLDHHNQGTSAVAPPTDLVLYRYSGTLDYPRTPQGDLLATIHPHRQGQDYAPLAPGDPLFLTFAGMVVPYSGSAVTYPVFINEAAYYEKGIALCTTQKQQISVAGGNILDQQKL; translated from the coding sequence ATGGGCACCATTCGCCGGGTTTTGATTGTCGGGGGCACCCACGGAAACGAACTGACCGGGGTCTACACTGTGCAGCACTACCAGGCCTCGCCAGAGCTGGTGCGGCGATCGAGTTTTGAGACGGTGATGATCCTGGGCAACCCCAGGGCGATCGCCGCAGGCAGGCGCTACATTGACTACGACTTGAACCGCAGCTTTGATGCCCACAGCCAGACCGACTCTGGCCACTACGAAGTCCAGCGGGCCGAGGCGCTGCGGGCGCAGTTTGGCCCGGCGGGCACCGCTCCCGCTGACGTGGTTTTAGACCTGCACAGCACCACCGCCAACGCTGGCGTCATGGTGATTTTGGATCAGCTAGACAGCTTTACCCTGGCCCTGGCGGCCCACCTAAAGCGACGACACCCAGAGATTCGGTTCTACTGCTCTGAGGGGTCCGGGCGGGGGCACGATTCCCTGCGATCGCTGGCCCCCTACCGCCTGTGTATCGAAGTCGGCCCTATTGCCCACGGCACCCTCCAGGCCGACCTGTTTCACAAAACAACGGCGATCTTGCAAACCACCCTCGACTATTTAGACCACCACAACCAAGGCACCTCAGCGGTAGCCCCTCCCACAGATTTGGTGCTCTACCGCTACAGCGGCACCCTCGATTACCCCCGCACCCCCCAGGGCGATCTCCTCGCCACAATTCATCCTCACCGCCAGGGCCAAGACTACGCCCCCCTGGCCCCGGGCGACCCGCTGTTTCTCACCTTTGCGGGAATGGTTGTGCCCTACTCTGGCAGCGCCGTCACTTACCCGGTGTTCATCAACGAAGCGGCCTATTACGAAAAGGGCATTGCCCTGTGCACGACGCAAAAACAGCAGATCAGCGTTGCCGGTGGAAACATCCTAGACCAGCAAAAGTTATAG
- a CDS encoding DUF4090 family protein, which produces MSQTPTTGADAVDAAIAAGIDLDGSPIPAAKLDLYHTVMAKEAGRQRSGVSNSMRSRIVRIGAKHFSQDDLNAMLESADFAPLKDKEIAYFYGGK; this is translated from the coding sequence ATGTCTCAAACACCAACTACCGGGGCCGATGCCGTCGATGCCGCGATCGCAGCGGGCATCGATCTCGACGGTTCCCCCATTCCCGCCGCCAAGCTTGACCTCTACCACACCGTCATGGCCAAAGAAGCCGGGCGGCAGCGCAGCGGCGTGTCCAACTCGATGCGATCGCGCATCGTGCGCATTGGGGCCAAGCACTTCTCCCAGGACGACCTCAACGCCATGCTGGAGTCTGCCGATTTTGCACCCCTCAAAGACAAAGAGATCGCCTACTTCTACGGCGGCAAGTAG